The Candidatus Schekmanbacteria bacterium genome has a window encoding:
- a CDS encoding glycosyltransferase family 1 protein codes for SMAFRESYKDVLLKALDKADSIIVYNDFIKNLLLKYNNNVNIIPSGVDVEKFKPSKEIKKEKKRLKILMSGRAAEYAKGLTILENAFKLLLTKRDDIVLEITADEYFRHYENRFQGQHFILRKWVNQDSLPEVYKDADIVVVPSIWIEPFGIVAVEAMSSGIPVIASRIGGLKDIVIDGETGLHFEPNNFLDLMEKIEFLLNNPKVREEMSKKGRKRAEALYSWDKIIDNYYIPLFS; via the coding sequence CTCTATGGCTTTTAGAGAATCCTACAAGGATGTTTTGTTAAAAGCGCTCGATAAGGCAGATTCTATCATAGTATATAATGATTTTATCAAGAATCTGCTTTTGAAATATAACAATAATGTCAATATAATTCCTTCAGGAGTCGATGTAGAAAAATTCAAGCCATCAAAAGAAATAAAAAAGGAGAAAAAGAGGTTAAAGATATTGATGTCAGGCCGCGCTGCAGAATATGCAAAAGGTTTGACAATTCTTGAAAATGCCTTCAAACTCCTGCTTACAAAAAGAGATGATATTGTTTTGGAGATTACAGCCGATGAATACTTTAGGCATTATGAGAATCGCTTTCAAGGGCAGCATTTTATTCTTAGAAAATGGGTCAATCAGGATTCCTTGCCTGAAGTTTATAAGGATGCAGACATAGTAGTGGTGCCTTCTATTTGGATAGAGCCCTTTGGAATTGTTGCTGTTGAGGCGATGTCATCTGGTATTCCTGTCATTGCATCACGCATAGGCGGATTGAAAGATATAGTAATAGATGGTGAAACAGGACTGCATTTTGAACCAAATAATTTTCTTGATTTAATGGAAAAAATTGAATTTCTTCTTAATAATCCGAAAGTTAGAGAAGAAATGAGCAAAAAGGGCAGAAAAAGAGCAGAGGCAC